A genomic region of Barnesiella viscericola DSM 18177 contains the following coding sequences:
- a CDS encoding peptidylprolyl isomerase — protein sequence MSCASTRHKETVVLMETSLGNIKVKLYDETPAHRDNFVKLVNEGYYDGTLFHRVINEFMIQGGDGTSKNAPAGKMLGLGDPGYTVPAEIVYPRYFHKRGALAAARQGDQVNPEKASSGSQFYIVTGKVFNPQQLDQMERQMQMQQEQSVFQSLAAAHREEILNMRKARDMQGLQTLQDTLIAQMKEQIKKEGKRTFTQAQREAYTTVGGTPHLDGEYTVFGEVIEGMDVVNKIQQVETGAADRPVADVKVIKMKIEK from the coding sequence ATGAGTTGTGCCTCGACAAGACATAAGGAGACGGTTGTCCTTATGGAAACTTCTTTGGGAAATATCAAAGTAAAACTTTACGACGAGACTCCTGCACATCGTGACAATTTCGTGAAACTGGTCAACGAGGGATATTATGACGGAACCCTGTTCCATCGGGTAATCAATGAGTTCATGATACAAGGTGGCGACGGTACCTCCAAGAATGCCCCCGCCGGCAAGATGCTGGGCCTGGGCGATCCGGGGTATACCGTTCCCGCAGAAATTGTCTATCCTCGTTATTTTCATAAACGTGGAGCCTTGGCCGCTGCCCGGCAGGGCGATCAGGTCAACCCCGAGAAGGCCTCTTCGGGGTCGCAGTTCTACATTGTCACCGGCAAGGTGTTCAACCCGCAACAGCTCGACCAGATGGAGCGACAGATGCAAATGCAGCAGGAACAGTCGGTATTCCAGTCGCTGGCCGCCGCTCATCGTGAAGAGATTTTGAACATGCGCAAGGCCCGCGACATGCAGGGACTGCAAACTTTGCAGGATACCCTTATCGCCCAGATGAAAGAACAAATCAAGAAAGAGGGTAAACGCACCTTTACCCAGGCCCAGCGCGAGGCCTATACGACCGTGGGTGGAACTCCCCATCTCGATGGCGAATACACCGTTTTCGGCGAAGTAATCGAGGGCATGGACGTGGTCAACAAGATACAGCAGGTCGAGACCGGTGCCGCCGACCGACCGGTGGCCGATGTCAAAGTCATTAAAATGAAAATCGAGAAATAA
- a CDS encoding T9SS-dependent choice-of-anchor J family protein, translating into MAERIIVLAFVLLLGCAKVHSADNLVLNETFEGQVFPPVEWTVKGTELPAQLEANPFAHWGLNWNKDGSLIVNGAGSAVVESYYNEGVANISKEEWLISPAVKITQGSSLSFTFCCNASSFIQSDRIYGRFLVKVSTDNGATWHDLWNAASQEDVENSGLSWPWNEGGMENSNGLSEAAPKINLQAYVGQTIKIAFYFQSFVINHYTRARLAVDDVRVGDQGTGLYPEAEGTTSYEFFNSYIGYPAQSELLTIRNSGYGTLTVSHIEGLDGTDFSTSLDPATVALEQGEKLTYRVYYTPTLDGASSAVMKINTNGGPLYVNLKGTKVMLEEGFTLESFESDVFPPAGWTLNTGWHTTGEMAASGIKSVTAGDEAFCEIVSPRLNLSDGAGKVKFDYIEFADESYADGSFLPSTSFICYYKTGSDPGWTELWRSPDDRRYNEWMREEIEIRDAQGNPVVDDEVYLRWTCESESGNGVPDDNSKTRLYFDNVVLPQLYGIDGIPMGVSSPIPSDGVVDVDYIRLALSWAPAQFADGYELSVGTNRDNPISVLNHVRLEGNTAVSRVIPELAPNTTYYWRVVPYNSSGKNEQGDTWSFTTMADQSISRFPYTMNFDAGAVPPKGWKSEYEGKGIQSWDPDSIGAFAGEYSASVYHSFGSALSTLTTPEIALPATDGMVASFAWGRALCTQLYTGYEDEFVTELPIDEVDDDAGTLYFEIKPVDTDDWIPLAYTQDSLCWRHKYVLLDNYAGKRVNMRWRFIASENTRVPGGASLDEIYIGDIEEMPALSVGHEKMFHLTVYPNPTTGYLRWSGGIARVTVYDLVGNCVMSRAGVTSVSLHHLPAGVYLVTVARDHAVVTVRVVKY; encoded by the coding sequence ATGGCAGAAAGAATAATCGTGCTTGCTTTTGTACTGTTGTTAGGCTGTGCGAAAGTCCATTCGGCTGATAATCTTGTATTGAACGAGACTTTTGAAGGTCAGGTATTTCCGCCTGTCGAATGGACTGTAAAGGGAACTGAACTGCCGGCTCAATTAGAGGCAAATCCATTCGCTCACTGGGGGCTGAATTGGAATAAAGACGGGAGTCTGATCGTGAACGGAGCCGGATCTGCCGTAGTTGAGAGCTATTACAATGAGGGGGTTGCCAATATCTCGAAAGAAGAATGGCTCATCTCTCCGGCTGTAAAGATTACCCAGGGATCCTCGCTCTCGTTTACCTTTTGTTGCAATGCTTCTTCGTTCATACAATCCGATAGAATCTATGGCCGGTTTTTGGTTAAAGTCTCCACCGACAATGGTGCTACATGGCACGACTTGTGGAATGCCGCATCACAGGAAGATGTAGAAAACTCGGGGCTCTCCTGGCCCTGGAACGAGGGCGGCATGGAAAATTCAAATGGTTTGTCAGAAGCAGCTCCGAAGATTAACCTGCAAGCATATGTGGGGCAAACGATAAAAATAGCTTTCTATTTCCAGTCATTCGTTATAAACCATTACACGCGGGCCCGGCTGGCTGTCGACGATGTGCGGGTAGGAGATCAAGGCACCGGGCTCTACCCCGAGGCGGAAGGTACTACCTCCTATGAGTTTTTCAATTCCTATATAGGTTATCCGGCTCAGTCCGAACTTTTGACAATCCGCAATTCGGGCTATGGAACTCTGACCGTTTCCCATATCGAAGGGCTCGACGGTACCGATTTTTCTACGTCGCTCGACCCTGCAACGGTGGCTTTGGAGCAGGGAGAAAAACTTACGTATCGCGTTTACTACACGCCCACACTCGATGGAGCAAGTAGTGCTGTGATGAAGATCAATACCAATGGAGGCCCCCTCTACGTCAATTTGAAGGGAACGAAGGTGATGCTTGAAGAGGGCTTTACCTTGGAGAGCTTTGAGAGCGATGTTTTTCCCCCGGCCGGCTGGACTCTCAATACCGGTTGGCATACGACCGGCGAGATGGCGGCTTCGGGTATAAAATCGGTTACGGCAGGCGATGAGGCTTTCTGCGAAATCGTGTCTCCTCGCCTGAATCTTTCGGACGGAGCCGGGAAGGTGAAATTCGATTACATCGAATTTGCCGACGAATCGTATGCCGACGGTTCATTCCTCCCTTCCACCTCCTTTATTTGCTATTATAAGACTGGGTCTGACCCCGGTTGGACCGAATTGTGGCGCTCGCCCGACGACCGCAGGTATAACGAATGGATGCGGGAGGAGATTGAGATCAGAGACGCGCAGGGCAATCCCGTGGTTGATGACGAAGTCTATTTGCGTTGGACGTGTGAGTCTGAGTCGGGAAATGGAGTCCCTGACGACAACTCAAAAACCAGGCTCTATTTTGACAACGTGGTGTTACCCCAATTATATGGCATAGACGGTATCCCCATGGGCGTTTCCTCTCCAATCCCCTCCGATGGAGTTGTTGATGTCGATTACATTCGTCTGGCTCTTTCGTGGGCTCCTGCCCAGTTTGCCGACGGCTATGAGCTTTCGGTAGGGACGAACCGTGATAATCCCATCTCGGTCTTGAATCATGTTCGTCTCGAAGGGAATACAGCGGTCTCCCGTGTTATTCCCGAATTGGCTCCCAATACCACATACTATTGGCGGGTAGTCCCTTACAATTCGAGCGGGAAGAACGAGCAGGGCGATACCTGGTCGTTTACAACCATGGCCGACCAATCGATAAGCCGTTTCCCCTATACGATGAATTTTGATGCCGGGGCCGTGCCTCCGAAGGGTTGGAAAAGCGAATATGAAGGCAAAGGCATTCAATCGTGGGACCCTGACAGTATCGGAGCATTTGCCGGTGAATATTCCGCATCGGTATATCACAGTTTTGGCAGTGCTCTTTCGACCTTGACCACCCCGGAGATAGCCCTCCCCGCAACGGACGGCATGGTTGCCTCTTTCGCTTGGGGCAGAGCCTTGTGTACTCAGTTGTATACCGGTTATGAGGACGAATTTGTGACCGAACTCCCTATTGACGAAGTCGACGATGACGCAGGCACCCTTTATTTTGAAATCAAACCGGTCGATACCGACGACTGGATTCCCCTGGCCTACACGCAGGATAGCCTCTGCTGGCGTCATAAATATGTTCTGTTAGATAATTATGCCGGCAAGCGGGTGAATATGCGTTGGCGCTTTATCGCCTCCGAGAATACCCGGGTGCCGGGCGGAGCCTCTTTGGACGAAATCTATATTGGCGACATCGAGGAGATGCCCGCACTCTCTGTCGGTCATGAGAAGATGTTTCACCTTACCGTGTATCCCAATCCCACGACCGGCTATCTAAGATGGTCCGGTGGAATAGCCCGGGTGACAGTGTATGACCTGGTAGGGAACTGTGTGATGTCACGAGCCGGTGTGACGTCCGTTTCACTGCACCATCTCCCGGCAGGAGTTTATCTCGTAACCGTTGCCCGGGATCACGCCGTGGTTACCGTGCGAGTGGTGAAATATTAA